In Comamonas koreensis, the genomic stretch TACCTGGCCAGCCAATCGTAAACGGGAAACTCAGGGCTCGATGCCGGCCGCGTTGTAGATATGGCGCGCGGCCAGCAGGCCGGCCAGCTCGGGATCGCCCTTGATCACGGCGCGCAGGATGGCGGCATGCTCTTCCCAGTTCTGCGGCGCACGCGCCTGGCTGCGCGGCGCAAACAGCACCTCGGTGCGGTCGCGCAAGGACAGCATCACCTCTTGCAGCACCGAGTTGGCGGCAATCTTGCCCAGCGCCAGGTGGAACTTCTGGTTCAGCACAGCCAGCACATCGCCATCGCCGGAATGGGCGTTCTTGGTGCCTTCGGCCAGCAAGGCCTCCAGCGCGGCAATCTGCTCGGGGTCATGGCGCTTGGCAGCCAGGCGTGCGTTGAGCGCCTCCAGGGTGGCGCGCACTTCGACCAGCTCGCGCAGCAGATCGCCATGGAACTTGGCAACCGAGGCACCGCGCCGGGGCTCGATGATCACCAGGCCGCTGGCCGCCAGCTGGCGCAAGGCCTCACGCACGGGCATGCGCGAGACGGAAAACTCCTCGGACAGACGCTCTTCCACCAGCCGCTCGCCCGAGGCCAGCTCGCCCGACATGATCTTCTCGCGCAAGGCCTCCACCAGCTGCTGGGTCAGCGGCGAGTGGTTGAGTCCAGGTTTTTTGTCTCCGTTGGCAATGGGCATGAAAGTCGGTCCGTTGGGTACGTTGCAAGCCCCAGG encodes the following:
- a CDS encoding GntR family transcriptional regulator, with the protein product MPIANGDKKPGLNHSPLTQQLVEALREKIMSGELASGERLVEERLSEEFSVSRMPVREALRQLAASGLVIIEPRRGASVAKFHGDLLRELVEVRATLEALNARLAAKRHDPEQIAALEALLAEGTKNAHSGDGDVLAVLNQKFHLALGKIAANSVLQEVMLSLRDRTEVLFAPRSQARAPQNWEEHAAILRAVIKGDPELAGLLAARHIYNAAGIEP